A portion of the Gossypium arboreum isolate Shixiya-1 chromosome 8, ASM2569848v2, whole genome shotgun sequence genome contains these proteins:
- the LOC108469006 gene encoding protein transport Sec1a-like isoform X2, whose product MMTYSDSESSHGGVKEYKVFRQFSRDRLLYEMLGESTSGEGSKSSWKVLIMDKVTVKVMSHSCKMADITDQGVSLVEDIFRRRQPLPSMDVIYFIQPTKENIVMFLSDMSGREPLYKKAFVFFSSPVSKDFINNIKSDISVLPRIGALREMNLEYFPVDSQAFITDHDSALVELYSEEAENSPYFEICLYTMASRLATVFASMKEFPYVRYRAPREQDGSPAATRSLIPFKLAEILWKCLEKYKSIPNYPQTETCDLVILDRSVDQIAPVIHEWTYDAMCHDLLNMDGNKYVVELPGKHGGPPVEKEVILDDNDPVWLELRHAHIADASERLHDKMTTFKSKNKAANINSLVHCRDGELSTRELQKIVQALPQYNETVEKLTLHVEIAGTINECIRDMRLRDIGQLEQDLVFGDAAAKDVINLLRSLQDASTKNKLRLLMIYAIVYPEKFEGDKATKLMQLAKLTPEDMKAINNMKYLGGSPQSKKSSSGFSLKFDGGQKTKHAARKDRTGEEEETWQLFRFYPMLEELLENLNKGQLPKDEYACMNEPAKDSKSQRSTNSTAPNGRRPAHSMRSRRTPAWARGHCSDDGYSSDSVLKNVVPDFRRMGQRIFVFIIGGATRSELRACHKLTAKLRREVILGSTSFDDPPQYISKLQLLSENDILKTPPKPHNWS is encoded by the exons atgatgacgTATTCGGATTCTGAATCGTCTCATGGTGGCGTAAAAGAATACAAGGTGTTTCGTCAGTTTAGCCGCGATC GACTATTGTATGAAATGCTAGGAGAGTCAACATCAGGAGAAGGTTCAAAATCGTCTTGGAAGGTACTGATAATGGATAAAGTGACAGTCAAAGTCATGTCGCATTCATGTAAAATGGCAGATATTACAGATCAAGGAGTTTCCC TGGTGGAAGACATTTTCCGGAGAAGGCAGCCATTACCATCCATGGATGTTATATATTTCATCCAACCAACAAAAGAAAA TATTGTCATGTTCTTATCTGATATGTCTGGAAGGGAGCCTTTATACAAGAA GGCATTTGTATTCTTCAGTTCACCTGTTTCAAAGGATTTTATTAACAATATCAAGAGCGACATTAGTGTGTTACCTCGCATAGGTGCATTGAGAGAG ATGAATTTGGAGTACTTTCCTGTAGATAGTCAG GCCTTCATCACTGATCATGATTCAGCCTTGGTGGAACTTTATAGTGAAGAGGCAGAGAACTCTCCGTATTTTGAAATTTGTTTGTACACAATGGCATCTCGACTTGCCACAGTTTTTGCCTCGATGAAG GAGTTTCCATATGTTCGATATCGTGCTCCCAGGGAACAAGATGGATCTCCAGCAGCAACCCGCAGTTTAATTCCTTTTAAGCTTGCTGAGATTCTTTGGAAATGTCTTGAAAAGTACAAATCTATTCCTAACTATCCTCAGACTGAAACCTGCGACCTGGTCATCTTGGATAGATCTGTTGATCAG ATCGCTCCTGTGATACATGAATGGACATATGATGCTATGTGCCATGATTTACTTAATATGGATGGAAACAAATATGTAGTAGAG CTTCCTGGCAAACATGGTGGCCCACCTGTGGAAAAAGAGGTCATTCTTGATGATAATGATCCAGTTTGGCTTGAGCTTCGTCATGCACACATAGCAGAT GCTAGTGAGCGCTTGCATGATAAGATGACCACCTTTAAATCAAAGAACAAGGCTGCAAACATTAATAG TTTAGTTCATTGCAGAGATGGTGAATTATCTACACGAGAATTGCAGAAAATTGTGCAAGCTTTGCCACAATATAATGAAACAGTTGAAAAGCTCACTCTGCATGTGGAG ATCGCCGGAACAATCAACGAATGTATTAGGGATATGAGACTTCGTGATATCGGGCAACTAGAACAGGATCTTGTTTTCGGAGATGCTGCAGCCAAGGATGTCATCAACCTTCTGAGGTCATTGCAG GATGCATCTACTAAGAATAAATTGCGTCTGCTGATGATTTATGCAATTGTGTATCCAGAGAAATTCGAGGGCGATAAAGCTACAAAGCTAATGCAG TTGGCTAAACTAACACCAGAAGACATGAAAGCTATTAACAATATGAAATATCTTGGAGGAAGTCCACAAAGTAAGAAGTCAAGCTCTGGTTTCTCACTCAAGTTTGATGGCGGTCAAAAG ACAAAACATGCAGCAAGGAAAGACCGAACAGGAGAGGAAGAAGAAACTTGGCAACTGTTTCGATTTTATCCTATGTTAGAG GAGCTTCTTGAAAACCTTAACAAAGGTCAGCTGCCAAAGGATGAATATGCATGTATGAATGAACCAGCGAAGGATTCAAAATCCCAAAGATCGACAAATTCAACTGCACCTAACGGTAGAAGGCCTGCTCATTCAATGAGATCAAGACGAACACCAGCGTGGGCACGAGGTCACTGTTCTGATGATGGATATTCCAG TGATTCAGTTCTGAAGAATGTGGTTCCCGATTTCAGAAGGATGGGGCAACGAATTTTTGTGTTCATCATCGGTGGGGCAACTCGATCCGAG CTAAGAGCATGTCACAAGCTAACAGCAAAGTTGAGGAGGGAAGTTATCTTAGGTTCTACTAGTTTCGACGATCCTCCACAATATATTTCg AAACTACAGTTGTTGTCAGAAAATGATATCCTCAAAACTCCCCCGAAACCCCACAATTGGTCCTAG
- the LOC108469006 gene encoding protein transport Sec1a-like isoform X1, which yields MMTYSDSESSHGGVKEYKVFRQFSRDRLLYEMLGESTSGEGSKSSWKVLIMDKVTVKVMSHSCKMADITDQGVSLVEDIFRRRQPLPSMDVIYFIQPTKENIVMFLSDMSGREPLYKKAFVFFSSPVSKDFINNIKSDISVLPRIGALREMNLEYFPVDSQAFITDHDSALVELYSEEAENSPYFEICLYTMASRLATVFASMKEFPYVRYRAPREQDGSPAATRSLIPFKLAEILWKCLEKYKSIPNYPQTETCDLVILDRSVDQIAPVIHEWTYDAMCHDLLNMDGNKYVVELPGKHGGPPVEKEVILDDNDPVWLELRHAHIADASERLHDKMTTFKSKNKAANINRDGELSTRELQKIVQALPQYNETVEKLTLHVEIAGTINECIRDMRLRDIGQLEQDLVFGDAAAKDVINLLRSLQDASTKNKLRLLMIYAIVYPEKFEGDKATKLMQLAKLTPEDMKAINNMKYLGGSPQSKKSSSGFSLKFDGGQKTKHAARKDRTGEEEETWQLFRFYPMLEELLENLNKGQLPKDEYACMNEPAKDSKSQRSTNSTAPNGRRPAHSMRSRRTPAWARGHCSDDGYSSDSVLKNVVPDFRRMGQRIFVFIIGGATRSELRACHKLTAKLRREVILGSTSFDDPPQYISKLQLLSENDILKTPPKPHNWS from the exons atgatgacgTATTCGGATTCTGAATCGTCTCATGGTGGCGTAAAAGAATACAAGGTGTTTCGTCAGTTTAGCCGCGATC GACTATTGTATGAAATGCTAGGAGAGTCAACATCAGGAGAAGGTTCAAAATCGTCTTGGAAGGTACTGATAATGGATAAAGTGACAGTCAAAGTCATGTCGCATTCATGTAAAATGGCAGATATTACAGATCAAGGAGTTTCCC TGGTGGAAGACATTTTCCGGAGAAGGCAGCCATTACCATCCATGGATGTTATATATTTCATCCAACCAACAAAAGAAAA TATTGTCATGTTCTTATCTGATATGTCTGGAAGGGAGCCTTTATACAAGAA GGCATTTGTATTCTTCAGTTCACCTGTTTCAAAGGATTTTATTAACAATATCAAGAGCGACATTAGTGTGTTACCTCGCATAGGTGCATTGAGAGAG ATGAATTTGGAGTACTTTCCTGTAGATAGTCAG GCCTTCATCACTGATCATGATTCAGCCTTGGTGGAACTTTATAGTGAAGAGGCAGAGAACTCTCCGTATTTTGAAATTTGTTTGTACACAATGGCATCTCGACTTGCCACAGTTTTTGCCTCGATGAAG GAGTTTCCATATGTTCGATATCGTGCTCCCAGGGAACAAGATGGATCTCCAGCAGCAACCCGCAGTTTAATTCCTTTTAAGCTTGCTGAGATTCTTTGGAAATGTCTTGAAAAGTACAAATCTATTCCTAACTATCCTCAGACTGAAACCTGCGACCTGGTCATCTTGGATAGATCTGTTGATCAG ATCGCTCCTGTGATACATGAATGGACATATGATGCTATGTGCCATGATTTACTTAATATGGATGGAAACAAATATGTAGTAGAG CTTCCTGGCAAACATGGTGGCCCACCTGTGGAAAAAGAGGTCATTCTTGATGATAATGATCCAGTTTGGCTTGAGCTTCGTCATGCACACATAGCAGAT GCTAGTGAGCGCTTGCATGATAAGATGACCACCTTTAAATCAAAGAACAAGGCTGCAAACATTAATAG AGATGGTGAATTATCTACACGAGAATTGCAGAAAATTGTGCAAGCTTTGCCACAATATAATGAAACAGTTGAAAAGCTCACTCTGCATGTGGAG ATCGCCGGAACAATCAACGAATGTATTAGGGATATGAGACTTCGTGATATCGGGCAACTAGAACAGGATCTTGTTTTCGGAGATGCTGCAGCCAAGGATGTCATCAACCTTCTGAGGTCATTGCAG GATGCATCTACTAAGAATAAATTGCGTCTGCTGATGATTTATGCAATTGTGTATCCAGAGAAATTCGAGGGCGATAAAGCTACAAAGCTAATGCAG TTGGCTAAACTAACACCAGAAGACATGAAAGCTATTAACAATATGAAATATCTTGGAGGAAGTCCACAAAGTAAGAAGTCAAGCTCTGGTTTCTCACTCAAGTTTGATGGCGGTCAAAAG ACAAAACATGCAGCAAGGAAAGACCGAACAGGAGAGGAAGAAGAAACTTGGCAACTGTTTCGATTTTATCCTATGTTAGAG GAGCTTCTTGAAAACCTTAACAAAGGTCAGCTGCCAAAGGATGAATATGCATGTATGAATGAACCAGCGAAGGATTCAAAATCCCAAAGATCGACAAATTCAACTGCACCTAACGGTAGAAGGCCTGCTCATTCAATGAGATCAAGACGAACACCAGCGTGGGCACGAGGTCACTGTTCTGATGATGGATATTCCAG TGATTCAGTTCTGAAGAATGTGGTTCCCGATTTCAGAAGGATGGGGCAACGAATTTTTGTGTTCATCATCGGTGGGGCAACTCGATCCGAG CTAAGAGCATGTCACAAGCTAACAGCAAAGTTGAGGAGGGAAGTTATCTTAGGTTCTACTAGTTTCGACGATCCTCCACAATATATTTCg AAACTACAGTTGTTGTCAGAAAATGATATCCTCAAAACTCCCCCGAAACCCCACAATTGGTCCTAG